A genomic stretch from Orcinus orca chromosome 14, mOrcOrc1.1, whole genome shotgun sequence includes:
- the PWWP2B gene encoding PWWP domain-containing protein 2B isoform X2, producing MEPRAGCRLPVRVEQVVNGALLVTVSCGERSFAGILLDCTKKSGLFGLPPSAPPPQAQDPPVNGCHGPAPTEGDTEAMQLGTGPPPPPSGDQAPGTASPEPPLLPAGSLPPFPPYFEGAPFPPPLWLRNTYRQWVPQPPPRGIKRTRRRLSRNRDPGHLALSPIRLRPRQVLCEKCKSTLSPPEASPGPPAPPQPRREPRKPEDPNGGGDTTAKRRKRERRQEARARVPRSPVIKISYSTPQGTGEVVEIPSRVHGSLEPFCPPQAPPGGPDPEAPASIPKLKLTRPLPPSAAPPPPKIRLKPHRPGAGEQEPVYKAELVEELKGCGRGPRAGSPAPLADGSARSGLADSSSGSSGEDDDCKGCPRGEHGRDGLAFLAACPRRTGCASVSVCSSDSLDESKSSSSEVTSPDMCDLSSGDGASVPASSKDARPTVPPLTVRLHTQSISKCVTEDGRTVAVGDIVWGRRQ from the exons GTCTGGCCTCTTCGGCCTGCCCCCGTCAGCTCCGCCGCCCCAGGCCCAGGACCCGCCTGTCAACGGCTGCCACGGGCCGGCCCCCACGGAGGGCGACACAGAGGCGATGCAGCTGGGGACAGGCCCCCCGCCACCTCCCAGTGGGGACCAGGCCCCTGGGACCGCCAGCCCCGAGCCGCCCCTGCTGCCCGCCGGAAGCCTGCCCCCGTTCCCGCCCTATTTTGAAGgcgcccccttccctcccccgctCTGGCTGAGGAACACGTACCGGCAGTGGGTGCCGCAGCCGCCCCCCCGGGGCATCAAGAGGACACGGAGGCGCCTGTCCCGCAACCGCGACCCTGGCCACCTGGCCCTGAGTCCCATCCGCCTGCGGCCCCGCCAGGTGCTCTGCGAGAAATGCAAGAGCACCCTGAGCCCCCCAGAGGCCAGCCCCGGCCCCCCGGCCCCCCCACAGCCGCGCAGGGAGCCCCGAAAGCCCGAGGACCCCAACGGTGGGGGTGACACCACcgccaagaggaggaagagggagaggcggCAGGAGGCACGGGCCCGGGTCCCCCGGAGCCCGGTCATCAAGATCTCCTACAGCACGCCCCAGGGCACCGGCGAGGTGGTGGAGATCCCCTCCCGCGTGCACGGCTCGCTGGAGCCCTTCTGCCCCCCTCAGGCCCCGCCCGGAGGCCCGGACCCCGAGGCGCCTGCCTCCATCCCCAAGCTGAAGCTGACACGGCCCCTGCCCCCCAGCGCTGCCCCGCCGCCCCCCAAGATCCGCCTGAAGCCCCACCGCCCGGGGGCTGGCGAGCAGGAGCCCGTCTACAAGGCCGAGCTGGTGGAGGAGCTCAAGGGCTGTGGCCGCGGCCCCCGGGCCGGCTCACCCGCGCCCCTGGCTGACGGCTCTGCCCGCTCTGGGCTGGCGGACTCGTCTTCTGGAAGTTCCGGCGAGGACGACGACTGCAAGGGGTGTCCCCGAGGCGAACACGGGCGTGACGGCCTGGCTTTTCTCGCCGCCTGCCCCCGGAGAACTGGCTGTGCCAGCGTGTCGGTGTGCAGCAGCGACAGCCTGGACGAGTCCAAATCGTCCAGCTCGGAAGTGACGTCACCAGACATGTGTGACCTCTCGTCTGGCGACGGTGCGTCTGTGCCGGCCTCGTCCAAGGACGCGCGGCCGACGGTCCCACCCCTGACGGTCAGGCTGCACACGCAGAGCATCTCCAAGTGCGTTACTGAGGATGGAAGGACCGTGGCCGTAGGGGACATCGTGTGGG GTCGCAGACAATGA
- the PWWP2B gene encoding PWWP domain-containing protein 2B isoform X1 — MEPRAGCRLPVRVEQVVNGALLVTVSCGERSFAGILLDCTKKSGLFGLPPSAPPPQAQDPPVNGCHGPAPTEGDTEAMQLGTGPPPPPSGDQAPGTASPEPPLLPAGSLPPFPPYFEGAPFPPPLWLRNTYRQWVPQPPPRGIKRTRRRLSRNRDPGHLALSPIRLRPRQVLCEKCKSTLSPPEASPGPPAPPQPRREPRKPEDPNGGGDTTAKRRKRERRQEARARVPRSPVIKISYSTPQGTGEVVEIPSRVHGSLEPFCPPQAPPGGPDPEAPASIPKLKLTRPLPPSAAPPPPKIRLKPHRPGAGEQEPVYKAELVEELKGCGRGPRAGSPAPLADGSARSGLADSSSGSSGEDDDCKGCPRGEHGRDGLAFLAACPRRTGCASVSVCSSDSLDESKSSSSEVTSPDMCDLSSGDGASVPASSKDARPTVPPLTVRLHTQSISKCVTEDGRTVAVGDIVWGKVHGFPWWPARVLDISLSQKEDGEPSWQEAKVSWFGSPTTSFLSISKLSPFSEFFKLRFNRKKKGMYRKAITEAANAARHVAPEIRELLTQFET; from the coding sequence GTCTGGCCTCTTCGGCCTGCCCCCGTCAGCTCCGCCGCCCCAGGCCCAGGACCCGCCTGTCAACGGCTGCCACGGGCCGGCCCCCACGGAGGGCGACACAGAGGCGATGCAGCTGGGGACAGGCCCCCCGCCACCTCCCAGTGGGGACCAGGCCCCTGGGACCGCCAGCCCCGAGCCGCCCCTGCTGCCCGCCGGAAGCCTGCCCCCGTTCCCGCCCTATTTTGAAGgcgcccccttccctcccccgctCTGGCTGAGGAACACGTACCGGCAGTGGGTGCCGCAGCCGCCCCCCCGGGGCATCAAGAGGACACGGAGGCGCCTGTCCCGCAACCGCGACCCTGGCCACCTGGCCCTGAGTCCCATCCGCCTGCGGCCCCGCCAGGTGCTCTGCGAGAAATGCAAGAGCACCCTGAGCCCCCCAGAGGCCAGCCCCGGCCCCCCGGCCCCCCCACAGCCGCGCAGGGAGCCCCGAAAGCCCGAGGACCCCAACGGTGGGGGTGACACCACcgccaagaggaggaagagggagaggcggCAGGAGGCACGGGCCCGGGTCCCCCGGAGCCCGGTCATCAAGATCTCCTACAGCACGCCCCAGGGCACCGGCGAGGTGGTGGAGATCCCCTCCCGCGTGCACGGCTCGCTGGAGCCCTTCTGCCCCCCTCAGGCCCCGCCCGGAGGCCCGGACCCCGAGGCGCCTGCCTCCATCCCCAAGCTGAAGCTGACACGGCCCCTGCCCCCCAGCGCTGCCCCGCCGCCCCCCAAGATCCGCCTGAAGCCCCACCGCCCGGGGGCTGGCGAGCAGGAGCCCGTCTACAAGGCCGAGCTGGTGGAGGAGCTCAAGGGCTGTGGCCGCGGCCCCCGGGCCGGCTCACCCGCGCCCCTGGCTGACGGCTCTGCCCGCTCTGGGCTGGCGGACTCGTCTTCTGGAAGTTCCGGCGAGGACGACGACTGCAAGGGGTGTCCCCGAGGCGAACACGGGCGTGACGGCCTGGCTTTTCTCGCCGCCTGCCCCCGGAGAACTGGCTGTGCCAGCGTGTCGGTGTGCAGCAGCGACAGCCTGGACGAGTCCAAATCGTCCAGCTCGGAAGTGACGTCACCAGACATGTGTGACCTCTCGTCTGGCGACGGTGCGTCTGTGCCGGCCTCGTCCAAGGACGCGCGGCCGACGGTCCCACCCCTGACGGTCAGGCTGCACACGCAGAGCATCTCCAAGTGCGTTACTGAGGATGGAAGGACCGTGGCCGTAGGGGACATCGTGTGGGGTAAGGTTCATGGTTTTCCCTGGTGGCCAGCACGTGTCCTGGACATCAGTCTTAGCCAGAAGGAGGACGGCGAGCCCTCCTGGCAAGAAGCGAAAGTCTCATGGTTTGGTTCTCCAACTACATCGTTCTTGTCTATTTCAAAACTCTCCCCTTTCTCTGAATTTTTCAAACTGAGATTTAACCGTAAGAAGAAGGGGATGTATCGGAAAGCTATAACAGAGGCTGCCAATGCCGCCCGACACGTGGCCCCGGAAATAAGGGAGCTCTTAACCCAGTTTGAAACGTAA